The Burkholderia ambifaria AMMD genome includes a region encoding these proteins:
- a CDS encoding purine-cytosine permease family protein: MTTADRNASPMIEKHTIGYVPPADRHGKVRDLFTLWFGGNIAPLPIVTGALGVQIFHLNLMWGIVAIVVGQAVGGVLMALHSAQGPQMGIPQMIQSRAQFGSWGALLVTVIAAVMYVGFFASNIVLAGKSVHGIASSVPVPVGIVIGAVGSGLIGIVGYRFIHILNRIGTWVLGIGILVGFWMILSNVNTTDFLTRGGFDFAGWLATVSLSALWQIAFAPYVSDYSRYLPEDVGVASTFWATYLGCTIGSTLAFIFGAVAVLAVPAGPDTMDAVKQATGPLGPLMLLLFLLSVISHNALNLYGAVLAVITSVQTFAYRWIPTAKTRAVVSVVIFVACCYAAIGASTNFVGNLVDLVLALLVVLVPWTAINLIDFYVIHKGKYDIQSIFMADGGVYGRFNPQALLAYAIGIAVQIPFMNTPMYAGPIPAHLGGADLSWLVGLVLTSPLYYWLATRDSAYRRRQTGAQLPSSAAR, encoded by the coding sequence ATGACGACCGCGGATCGCAACGCGTCCCCCATGATAGAGAAACACACGATCGGCTACGTGCCGCCCGCAGACCGCCACGGCAAGGTGCGCGACCTGTTCACGCTCTGGTTCGGCGGCAACATCGCGCCGCTGCCGATCGTGACCGGCGCGCTCGGCGTGCAGATCTTTCACCTGAACCTGATGTGGGGGATCGTCGCGATCGTCGTCGGCCAGGCGGTCGGCGGCGTGCTGATGGCGCTGCATTCGGCGCAGGGGCCGCAGATGGGCATTCCGCAGATGATCCAGAGCCGCGCGCAGTTCGGCTCGTGGGGCGCGCTGCTCGTCACGGTGATCGCGGCGGTGATGTACGTCGGCTTCTTCGCATCGAACATCGTGCTGGCCGGCAAGTCGGTGCACGGCATCGCGTCGTCGGTGCCGGTGCCCGTGGGCATCGTGATCGGCGCAGTGGGCTCGGGGCTGATCGGGATCGTCGGCTACCGGTTCATCCACATCCTGAACCGGATCGGCACGTGGGTGCTCGGCATCGGCATTCTCGTCGGCTTCTGGATGATCCTGTCGAACGTAAACACTACCGATTTCCTCACGCGCGGCGGCTTCGACTTCGCCGGGTGGCTCGCCACGGTGTCGCTGTCCGCGCTGTGGCAGATCGCGTTCGCGCCGTACGTGTCGGACTATTCGCGCTACTTGCCGGAAGACGTCGGCGTCGCGTCGACGTTCTGGGCGACCTATCTCGGCTGCACGATCGGCTCGACGCTCGCGTTCATCTTCGGGGCGGTCGCGGTGCTCGCGGTGCCGGCCGGCCCGGACACGATGGACGCGGTCAAGCAGGCGACGGGCCCGCTCGGCCCGCTGATGCTGCTGCTGTTCCTGCTGAGCGTGATCAGCCACAACGCGCTGAACCTGTACGGCGCGGTGCTCGCGGTCATCACGTCGGTGCAGACCTTCGCATACCGATGGATTCCGACCGCGAAGACGCGCGCGGTGGTGTCGGTGGTGATCTTCGTCGCGTGCTGCTATGCGGCGATCGGCGCGTCGACCAACTTCGTCGGCAATCTCGTCGATCTCGTGCTCGCGCTGCTCGTCGTGCTGGTGCCGTGGACGGCGATCAACCTGATCGACTTCTACGTGATCCACAAGGGCAAGTACGACATCCAGTCGATCTTCATGGCGGACGGCGGCGTGTACGGCCGCTTCAATCCGCAGGCGCTGCTCGCGTATGCGATCGGGATCGCCGTGCAGATTCCGTTCATGAACACGCCGATGTATGCGGGGCCGATTCCCGCGCATCTCGGCGGCGCCGACCTGTCTTGGCTCGTCGGGCTGGTGCTGACGTCGCCGCTGTACTACTGGCTCGCGACGCGCGACAGCGCGTACCGGCGCCGGCAGACGGGCGCGCAGCTGCCGTCGTCGGCGGCGCGGTAA
- a CDS encoding LysR family transcriptional regulator — protein sequence MAHYTLRQLKYFVTTVESGSVAEASRQLFIAQPSISSAIKGLEESFGVKLFIRHHAQGVSLTPSGTRFYRKAQELLRIAHEFEQNALADNDVISGQIDIGCFETVAPLYLPQLIAGFRERYPGVNIRLRDGDQQELVQGLTAGTFDLAFLYDHDLDGTIETEPLMPAQQPYVLLPENHRFAGQSHVSLHELSVEPMILLDVLPSRTYFVSLFHALGLTPNIVFASPSIEMVRGMVGQGFGFSLLVTRPHSEYTYDGRRVVTIGLSETVSPSGLVSARLKRGQLTKQAQSFVEFCRERLAQIVAESAR from the coding sequence GTGGCTCACTACACTTTGCGGCAACTGAAATATTTCGTGACGACGGTGGAATCCGGCAGCGTCGCCGAGGCGTCGCGCCAGCTCTTCATCGCGCAGCCGTCGATCTCCAGCGCGATCAAGGGGCTCGAGGAAAGCTTCGGCGTGAAGCTGTTCATCCGCCACCACGCGCAGGGCGTGTCGCTCACGCCGAGCGGCACGCGTTTCTACCGGAAGGCGCAGGAGCTGCTGCGCATCGCGCACGAGTTCGAGCAGAACGCGCTCGCCGACAACGACGTGATCAGCGGGCAGATCGATATCGGCTGCTTCGAGACCGTCGCGCCGCTCTACCTGCCGCAGTTGATCGCGGGCTTTCGCGAACGCTATCCGGGCGTCAACATCAGGCTGCGCGACGGCGACCAGCAAGAACTCGTGCAGGGCCTGACGGCCGGCACCTTCGATCTCGCGTTCCTCTACGACCACGACCTCGACGGCACGATCGAGACCGAGCCGCTGATGCCAGCGCAGCAGCCGTACGTGCTGCTGCCGGAGAACCACCGGTTCGCGGGCCAGTCGCACGTATCGCTGCACGAGCTCAGCGTCGAGCCGATGATCCTGCTCGACGTGCTGCCGAGCCGCACGTATTTCGTCAGCCTGTTTCACGCGCTCGGGCTCACGCCGAACATCGTGTTCGCTTCGCCCTCGATCGAGATGGTGCGCGGGATGGTCGGCCAGGGGTTCGGCTTCTCGCTGCTCGTCACGCGCCCGCATTCCGAATACACGTACGACGGCCGGCGCGTCGTGACGATCGGCCTGAGCGAAACGGTGAGTCCGTCGGGGCTCGTGAGTGCGCGGCTGAAGCGCGGGCAGCTCACGAAGCAGGCGCAGTCGTTCGTCGAGTTCTGCCGCGAGCGGCTTGCGCAGATCGTCGCGGAATCGGCGCGATAG
- the argE gene encoding acetylornithine deacetylase produces the protein MSDTSSRALLARLIGFATVSRDSNLAMIDFIRDYLDGFGVSSELFYNAERTKASLYATIGPRDRGGIALSGHTDVVPVDGQAWTVEPFRLTERDGRLYGRGTADMKGFIASVLAAVPAFVSRPLNLPVHLAFSYDEEVGCLGVRPMLDALATREHRPRLCLIGEPTELKPVLGHKGKLAMRCHVKGAACHSAYAPLGVNAIDYAAKLIGRLGEIGASLARPEHHDSRFDPPFSTVQTGLIKGGRALNIVPAECEFDFEVRALPAFDAHDVPRKLQDYAESELLPTMRAVQPDTDIRLQPLGAYPGLATSPDSEAARLLAMLSGSDAFGTVAFGTEAGLFGQAGIPTVVCGPGSMDQGHKPDEFVTLEQLHGCDAMLGRLATYLASAS, from the coding sequence ATGAGTGACACGTCGAGCCGCGCATTGCTCGCGCGGCTGATCGGCTTCGCGACGGTCAGCCGCGATTCGAACCTCGCGATGATCGATTTCATCCGCGACTACCTCGACGGCTTCGGTGTTTCGAGCGAGCTGTTCTACAACGCGGAGCGCACGAAGGCGAGCCTGTACGCGACGATCGGGCCGCGCGATCGCGGCGGCATCGCGCTGTCGGGCCATACCGACGTGGTGCCGGTCGACGGACAGGCGTGGACGGTCGAGCCATTCCGGCTGACCGAGCGCGACGGCCGGCTGTACGGGCGCGGCACGGCCGACATGAAAGGCTTCATCGCGTCGGTGCTCGCGGCCGTGCCGGCATTCGTGTCACGGCCGTTGAACCTGCCCGTGCACCTCGCGTTCTCGTACGACGAGGAAGTCGGTTGTCTGGGCGTGCGGCCGATGCTCGACGCACTGGCGACGCGCGAGCACCGGCCGCGCCTGTGCCTGATCGGCGAGCCGACCGAACTGAAACCGGTGCTCGGTCACAAGGGCAAGCTCGCGATGCGCTGCCACGTGAAGGGCGCCGCGTGCCACTCGGCGTACGCGCCGCTCGGCGTCAACGCGATCGACTACGCGGCGAAGCTGATCGGCCGGCTCGGCGAGATCGGCGCGTCGCTCGCGCGGCCGGAGCATCACGACAGCCGCTTCGATCCGCCGTTCTCGACCGTGCAGACCGGATTGATCAAGGGCGGCCGCGCGCTGAATATCGTGCCGGCCGAATGCGAGTTCGATTTCGAGGTGCGGGCGCTGCCCGCGTTCGATGCGCACGACGTGCCGAGGAAGCTGCAGGATTATGCGGAATCCGAACTGTTGCCGACGATGCGCGCGGTGCAGCCCGATACCGACATCCGTCTGCAGCCGCTCGGCGCGTATCCGGGGCTCGCCACTTCGCCGGACAGCGAAGCCGCGCGGCTGCTCGCGATGCTGAGCGGTTCCGACGCGTTCGGCACCGTCGCATTCGGCACCGAGGCCGGGCTGTTCGGGCAGGCCGGCATTCCGACGGTGGTGTGCGGGCCGGGCAGCATGGACCAGGGGCACAAGCCCGACGAGTTCGTCACGCTCGAACAACTGCACGGATGCGACGCGATGCTCGGCCGTCTCGCGACGTATCTCGCTTCGGCCAGTTGA